One Henriciella litoralis genomic window carries:
- the ribH gene encoding 6,7-dimethyl-8-ribityllumazine synthase yields the protein MAHRILIATSRYYEHISLELEAGVAEALEGEDIVAETIEVPGAFELPGIIAMAADSGRYDGFIALGCVIRGETSHYDYVCGESARGLMSLAVDRRLAIGYGILTVENEQQAIVRADRKQKNKGRDAAVACLEMLKLRKKFVG from the coding sequence ATGGCTCACCGCATTCTGATCGCGACTTCGCGCTATTATGAACACATCTCGCTTGAACTCGAAGCAGGCGTTGCTGAGGCCCTTGAAGGCGAAGATATCGTTGCTGAAACGATCGAGGTTCCAGGTGCGTTCGAGCTTCCTGGCATCATTGCCATGGCGGCCGATAGCGGTCGCTATGACGGCTTCATTGCGCTTGGCTGCGTGATACGGGGTGAGACGTCTCATTACGATTACGTTTGCGGAGAAAGCGCACGCGGATTGATGTCGCTCGCCGTCGACCGGCGTCTTGCCATCGGATACGGCATCCTGACGGTTGAGAACGAACAGCAGGCAATCGTTCGCGCTGACCGCAAACAGAAAAACAAAGGCCGCGACGCCGCTGTCGCATGTCTGGAAATGTTGAAACTGCGAAAGAAGTTTGTCGGATGA
- the nusB gene encoding transcription antitermination factor NusB: MSNAQKLPFEVLRARRAGARLAAVQALYQMEQTGESAKAVIREFMEDRLGFGPDEEPVEEADPDLFKSVLAATVEHQSQIDEAILKRLSKGWKLARLDATTRAILRAATAEQIAHTELSRAVIIDEYVSLAHDFFDKTEANFVNAVLDNIARDIRPDG, translated from the coding sequence ATGAGCAACGCTCAGAAACTCCCTTTCGAAGTGCTGCGAGCAAGACGCGCTGGCGCAAGACTTGCTGCGGTGCAGGCGCTTTATCAGATGGAACAAACCGGCGAGAGCGCGAAAGCCGTCATCCGTGAATTCATGGAAGACCGCCTCGGTTTCGGACCGGACGAAGAACCTGTTGAGGAAGCTGACCCGGACCTCTTCAAGTCAGTGCTTGCTGCAACGGTTGAGCATCAGTCCCAGATAGATGAAGCCATCCTCAAACGGCTCTCCAAAGGCTGGAAACTCGCGAGGCTGGACGCAACGACGCGGGCGATTTTGCGCGCGGCCACTGCGGAACAGATTGCCCACACTGAACTTTCCCGCGCGGTTATTATCGATGAGTACGTGTCGCTCGCACACGACTTTTTCGACAAGACGGAAGCGAACTTCGTAAACGCCGTTCTCGATAACATCGCGCGCGACATTCGCCCTGATGGCTAA
- the thiL gene encoding thiamine-phosphate kinase has product MDEFDLIDRYLKPLATSPGADGLSNDVAILNTAGTGAAVVTVDTLVSDVHFLADDPLHYLARKLVRVNVSDILCKGARPKDALLSLALPSDISESSFAEFCAALGEEFRLWGISLIGGDTVRTPGPLTVTMTLTGHCVGKGPTLRSTARPGHQIWVTNQVGHGFLGLRDARAKTPSKHAEFYRSPDLPPMAIADLIANFATSSIDVSDGLLSDAAHIGAESAVQMTLDLGTIPFAASVTGIEAAVQLATAGDDYQTLFTVPASAEFAMQEQARADGIELTRIGMVEAGRGLELRWKGETVAVPSNLGYRHNSES; this is encoded by the coding sequence ATGGATGAGTTCGATCTCATTGATCGGTATCTGAAGCCGCTTGCCACAAGTCCTGGCGCGGATGGCCTGTCAAACGATGTCGCAATACTCAACACTGCCGGGACGGGTGCCGCGGTTGTAACCGTCGATACGCTTGTATCCGACGTACATTTTCTCGCCGATGATCCATTGCATTACCTGGCACGGAAACTGGTGCGCGTGAACGTTTCGGACATTTTGTGCAAAGGCGCACGGCCCAAGGACGCGCTCCTGTCTTTGGCTTTGCCTTCAGACATATCTGAGTCCAGCTTTGCGGAATTTTGTGCTGCCCTTGGGGAGGAATTTCGCCTTTGGGGAATAAGTCTCATCGGCGGAGATACGGTGCGCACTCCCGGACCGCTGACCGTTACAATGACCCTGACGGGACACTGCGTCGGTAAAGGCCCCACGCTCCGGTCAACCGCGCGGCCTGGTCATCAGATCTGGGTCACCAACCAAGTTGGCCACGGCTTTCTCGGCCTTCGCGATGCGAGGGCGAAAACGCCCTCCAAACACGCTGAATTCTATCGCTCACCAGATCTGCCACCCATGGCAATTGCTGATCTTATTGCCAACTTTGCGACCTCATCAATCGACGTTTCTGACGGTTTGCTCTCGGACGCCGCACATATTGGCGCTGAAAGCGCCGTGCAGATGACACTGGATCTTGGCACTATTCCTTTCGCTGCATCGGTCACCGGAATTGAAGCTGCGGTGCAGCTCGCAACCGCCGGCGATGACTACCAAACGCTCTTTACCGTCCCCGCATCGGCCGAATTTGCTATGCAAGAACAAGCACGTGCAGATGGCATAGAGCTCACCAGGATTGGCATGGTCGAGGCGGGCAGGGGCCTCGAATTGAGATGGAAGGGCGAAACCGTTGCCGTGCCTTCAAACCTTGGATACCGGCATAATAGCGAAAGTTAG
- a CDS encoding sodium-translocating pyrophosphatase has translation MTLWLYVALAAGLAAVLYGWIQSRSIMSADAGTDRMKEIAAAIQEGANAYLKRQYTTIAIVGIAVVVLLVIAFRSWEVPVGFVIGAVLSGAAGFIGMKVSVQANVRTTQAASISLAGGLNMAFKSGAVTGLLVVGLALLGVVGYYGLLTGVVGYADSDRAVVDGLVALGFGASLISIFARLGGGIFTKGADVGGDMVGKVEAGIPEDDPRNAATIADNVGDNVGDCAGMAADLFETFAVTIVATMVLGAIYFGGTTYLGSIMVLPLAICAVCIIASIVGTWFVRLGKGSTNIMGALYKGLIATGILSAGGLAIAINWGLPNGFGVLEGAAAALGLAGTGVTVTGMDLFLCGLAGLGVTALIVVITEYYTGTAYRPVRSVAKSSESGHGTNVIQGLAVSLESTALPAITIIAGIIVTYNLAGLYGIAIATTTMLALAGMIVALDAFGPVTDNAGGIAEMSDLPSEVRDTTDALDAVGNTTKAVTKGYAIGSAGLGALVLFAAYSEDLKYFAVNAAEGSVLLGVSVNFSIANPYVVVGLLFGGLLPFLFGGMSMMAVGRAAQSVVEEVRRQFREMPGIMKGEVKPDYSRAVDILTRAAIKEMIVPSMLPVLSPIVLLCVIWAIAGIASALAAVGAMLLGVIVTGLFVAISMTSGGGAWDNAKKYIEDGNHGGKGSEAHKAAVTGDTVGDPYKDTAGPAVNPMIKITNIVALLMLAFLAH, from the coding sequence ATGACCCTCTGGCTATACGTTGCACTCGCTGCGGGTCTCGCAGCCGTGCTTTATGGATGGATCCAGTCGCGATCCATCATGAGTGCCGACGCAGGCACTGATAGAATGAAAGAAATCGCTGCGGCAATTCAGGAAGGGGCAAACGCTTACCTGAAACGCCAATATACGACGATTGCGATTGTTGGCATTGCCGTTGTCGTGCTTCTCGTCATTGCGTTCCGCAGCTGGGAAGTGCCGGTCGGCTTCGTCATCGGGGCTGTGTTGTCCGGTGCCGCCGGCTTCATCGGCATGAAAGTTTCCGTACAGGCGAATGTGCGCACCACGCAGGCGGCGAGCATCAGCCTTGCCGGCGGACTCAACATGGCCTTCAAGTCCGGCGCCGTAACGGGGCTCCTCGTCGTCGGGCTCGCGCTACTTGGCGTGGTTGGCTACTACGGATTGCTTACAGGCGTCGTTGGTTACGCCGATAGTGATCGCGCAGTTGTAGACGGCCTCGTTGCGCTTGGCTTCGGGGCTTCCCTGATTTCGATCTTCGCCAGGCTAGGCGGCGGCATCTTTACAAAAGGGGCCGACGTTGGCGGCGACATGGTCGGCAAGGTCGAAGCCGGCATTCCTGAGGACGACCCTCGCAATGCCGCAACGATTGCGGACAATGTGGGCGATAATGTCGGCGACTGCGCCGGCATGGCAGCTGACCTGTTCGAAACCTTCGCCGTTACGATCGTTGCAACGATGGTCCTTGGCGCAATCTATTTCGGCGGGACAACTTACCTTGGATCGATCATGGTTCTGCCGCTCGCCATTTGTGCGGTCTGTATCATTGCATCGATTGTGGGCACCTGGTTTGTCCGCCTCGGCAAGGGCTCAACCAACATTATGGGGGCGCTCTATAAGGGTCTGATCGCGACGGGCATCCTGTCCGCTGGTGGTCTGGCGATCGCCATCAATTGGGGCCTTCCAAACGGCTTCGGCGTGCTGGAAGGTGCTGCCGCAGCGCTTGGCCTGGCTGGCACCGGCGTGACAGTCACAGGTATGGATCTGTTCCTCTGCGGTCTGGCTGGCCTCGGTGTCACGGCACTTATCGTGGTAATCACCGAATACTATACCGGTACGGCCTATCGACCGGTTCGTTCCGTCGCGAAATCTTCAGAGTCTGGACACGGCACGAACGTGATCCAGGGTCTCGCCGTTTCGCTTGAATCCACGGCTCTACCAGCCATCACGATCATTGCCGGCATTATCGTTACCTACAACCTTGCCGGCCTTTACGGGATCGCGATCGCAACCACGACCATGCTGGCGCTCGCCGGGATGATCGTTGCGCTCGATGCCTTTGGACCAGTGACGGATAATGCTGGCGGTATCGCTGAGATGTCTGATCTTCCGAGCGAAGTTCGCGACACCACCGATGCGCTCGACGCTGTTGGCAACACCACGAAGGCTGTGACGAAAGGCTATGCGATCGGGTCTGCCGGTCTCGGTGCTCTCGTCCTGTTTGCGGCGTACTCAGAGGACCTGAAGTACTTTGCCGTGAATGCCGCAGAGGGAAGCGTGCTTCTTGGTGTGTCGGTCAATTTCTCGATCGCCAACCCATACGTCGTGGTCGGTCTGCTCTTTGGCGGCCTTCTGCCCTTCCTGTTCGGTGGCATGTCCATGATGGCTGTTGGCCGGGCCGCGCAATCGGTCGTCGAAGAAGTCCGTCGCCAGTTCCGCGAGATGCCAGGCATCATGAAAGGCGAGGTCAAACCTGACTATAGCCGGGCGGTCGATATTCTCACCCGCGCGGCGATCAAGGAAATGATCGTCCCATCCATGCTCCCAGTCTTGTCGCCGATCGTTCTGCTCTGCGTCATCTGGGCAATTGCAGGCATCGCTTCGGCGCTCGCTGCGGTTGGCGCCATGCTTCTTGGTGTCATCGTGACCGGTCTGTTCGTCGCGATCTCCATGACATCCGGTGGTGGCGCCTGGGACAACGCCAAGAAGTACATCGAAGATGGCAATCATGGCGGCAAAGGGTCTGAGGCTCACAAAGCGGCCGTGACCGGCGATACGGTCGGTGACCCTTATAAGGACACTGCTGGCCCAGCTGTGAACCCGATGATCAAGATCACCAATATCGTTGCTCTGCTGATGCTGGCATTCCTGGCTCACTAG
- a CDS encoding outer membrane protein assembly factor BamE: MAHRTILATVALACLTAGCISPVQAYHGYAPDEVAPNQITPGIDTRSSVLAQLGSPSTESIFDDNTWIYITTIQERIAFYRPQISTRTVTAIRFSEEDVVQEVLEYDQEDGRVLNYASRETPTRGRELGLWEQIFGNVGRTVLPATNEATPGNPTGRRN; encoded by the coding sequence ATGGCACACCGTACCATTCTCGCGACCGTCGCGCTGGCTTGTTTGACAGCTGGTTGTATCTCTCCTGTGCAGGCGTATCACGGCTATGCCCCGGACGAGGTGGCGCCAAACCAGATTACCCCGGGCATCGATACGCGCTCCAGCGTTCTGGCGCAGCTTGGCTCGCCGTCCACAGAGAGCATCTTTGACGATAACACCTGGATCTACATTACGACGATCCAGGAGCGGATTGCATTTTACCGCCCGCAGATATCCACACGCACGGTAACGGCTATCCGTTTCAGCGAAGAAGACGTGGTTCAGGAAGTCCTGGAATACGACCAGGAAGATGGACGTGTGCTGAACTATGCATCGCGCGAAACGCCAACACGTGGCCGCGAGCTTGGGCTGTGGGAACAGATCTTCGGCAATGTCGGGCGCACGGTGCTACCAGCAACGAACGAAGCGACCCCCGGCAACCCGACCGGTCGACGCAACTAG
- a CDS encoding ubiquinol-cytochrome C chaperone family protein — MFSIAEKLFPARTRRRAIARQLHAQIIAEARRQELFGDARIKDDVDGRVAAISIFSSFVTLRLSQADEDGKAIADLLTAQIFEGFDAALRETGVGDASISRKVRKLGEAFVGIGVAVNEALAGETPKDDLEDVLIRNQIVQPEGSEAVARHIMLAHSNLMKRSMEDIRNPQADQPLFKA, encoded by the coding sequence ATGTTTTCGATAGCCGAGAAATTATTTCCCGCCCGTACCCGGCGACGCGCAATAGCAAGACAACTTCACGCCCAAATCATTGCCGAAGCCAGACGTCAGGAATTGTTCGGAGACGCTCGCATAAAGGATGATGTAGACGGCCGTGTTGCCGCCATCTCGATTTTCTCCAGCTTTGTAACGCTGCGGCTCTCGCAGGCGGACGAAGATGGCAAAGCGATCGCAGATTTGCTGACCGCACAGATATTTGAAGGGTTTGATGCCGCGCTTCGCGAAACGGGCGTCGGCGATGCGTCGATATCCCGTAAGGTGCGCAAACTTGGCGAAGCTTTTGTCGGCATCGGCGTGGCCGTGAACGAAGCGCTTGCCGGAGAAACCCCGAAGGACGATCTCGAAGATGTCCTGATCCGAAACCAGATCGTTCAGCCCGAAGGCAGTGAGGCGGTCGCGAGGCATATAATGTTGGCACACAGCAACCTGATGAAGCGTAGTATGGAAGACATACGCAACCCGCAGGCCGATCAGCCATTATTTAAGGCGTGA
- the plsX gene encoding phosphate acyltransferase PlsX, with protein MTNITISVDAMGGDSAPEIVLDGLALFCKERSGVRFLVHGKSAEVEAGAKARGFADRCVFIDQPEVVSMSAKPSSALRRAKGTSMWSMIEAVKSGEAQAGVSAGNTGALMAMSMVALRKMDGVHRPAMTAVWPSLKGRSVVLDVGANLDADAEQLVEFAVMGESYARAVFGIKKPTVGLLNIGSEEEKGRDAIKFAGEILRTRDLGLDFRGFVEGNDISMGAVDVVVTDGFTGNVALKTAEGTARLVSTYVREALTGSTLSKIGAVMASSGLKSLRQKLDPSSVNGGVLLGLNGVVVKSHGGTDAIGFATAIRLAANLAQSNYMDEVSTGLSRVARQGLAPEAVE; from the coding sequence ATGACGAATATCACTATCTCTGTCGACGCAATGGGGGGCGATTCTGCGCCCGAAATTGTCCTGGATGGCTTAGCCTTATTCTGCAAGGAACGCTCCGGTGTACGCTTCCTCGTGCATGGGAAGTCGGCTGAAGTCGAAGCTGGCGCCAAGGCGCGTGGATTTGCCGATCGATGCGTATTTATTGACCAGCCTGAAGTTGTCTCGATGAGCGCTAAACCGTCCTCAGCCCTCCGGCGCGCCAAGGGCACGAGCATGTGGAGCATGATTGAGGCTGTAAAGTCTGGAGAGGCGCAAGCTGGGGTCTCGGCAGGCAATACGGGCGCTCTCATGGCGATGTCGATGGTCGCTCTCCGGAAAATGGATGGCGTTCATCGTCCGGCAATGACCGCTGTCTGGCCTAGCCTGAAGGGCCGATCGGTCGTCCTGGACGTCGGCGCAAACCTGGATGCAGACGCCGAACAACTGGTTGAGTTCGCTGTCATGGGTGAATCCTACGCGCGAGCCGTTTTTGGCATCAAGAAGCCAACCGTCGGCTTACTGAATATCGGGTCCGAAGAAGAGAAAGGCCGCGACGCCATCAAGTTTGCTGGTGAAATTTTGCGCACACGTGACCTTGGTCTGGACTTTCGTGGGTTTGTCGAAGGCAATGACATCTCAATGGGCGCCGTCGATGTTGTCGTCACAGATGGCTTTACCGGAAATGTCGCCTTGAAAACCGCAGAAGGGACCGCGCGTTTGGTATCGACTTATGTGAGAGAGGCGCTGACGGGCTCCACGCTCAGCAAGATTGGCGCAGTCATGGCGTCTTCCGGCTTGAAATCACTGCGCCAAAAACTGGATCCATCCAGCGTAAATGGTGGGGTATTGCTCGGTTTGAATGGCGTTGTCGTCAAAAGTCACGGCGGCACGGATGCAATCGGATTTGCCACAGCTATTCGACTCGCCGCAAATCTCGCCCAAAGCAACTATATGGACGAGGTCTCAACGGGGCTCAGTCGCGTTGCCAGACAGGGTTTAGCTCCAGAAGCAGTAGAATAG
- a CDS encoding beta-ketoacyl-ACP synthase III, translating into MSTRKSIIRGTGAYLPSRILSNDDLSKMVDTSDEWIQERTGIKQRHIAAEDQVTSDLATAAALDALKNAGVSVDDVDLIVLATTTPDQTFPATATAVQAKLGVKSGAAFDVQAVCSGFLFAMATADSMLKQGLFSTALVIGAETFTRILDWSDRGTCVLFGDGAGAVVLQAEETDDDVGVIAHHIRTDGTKSDLLYVDGGVSSTGTIGHVRMQGNQVFRHAVTNISSAIKHVLDETELTIEDIDWFVPHQANQRILNGVAKKLGLPEDKVVSTVALHGNTSAASIPLALHTAVADKRINKGDLVLSEAMGGGFSWGASLFRL; encoded by the coding sequence ATGTCCACACGAAAAAGTATCATCCGGGGAACCGGCGCTTATCTGCCAAGCCGGATTCTATCAAATGATGATCTCTCCAAGATGGTCGACACCTCCGACGAGTGGATCCAGGAGCGGACCGGCATCAAGCAACGCCATATCGCTGCTGAGGACCAGGTAACGTCTGATCTCGCCACAGCAGCAGCTCTCGATGCGCTCAAGAACGCAGGCGTATCGGTTGATGATGTTGACCTGATCGTTCTGGCCACGACGACCCCTGATCAAACCTTCCCGGCGACCGCGACAGCGGTTCAGGCAAAGCTCGGCGTCAAGTCTGGCGCGGCGTTTGATGTGCAGGCGGTATGTTCGGGCTTCCTCTTTGCAATGGCGACTGCCGATTCAATGCTCAAACAGGGATTGTTCTCCACTGCGCTCGTCATAGGCGCGGAGACGTTTACACGCATCCTTGACTGGTCGGACCGGGGCACTTGTGTCCTGTTCGGCGACGGAGCCGGCGCTGTTGTCCTTCAGGCTGAAGAAACTGACGATGATGTCGGCGTGATCGCCCATCACATTCGGACCGACGGCACAAAAAGCGATCTTCTCTATGTTGATGGCGGCGTTTCATCCACGGGCACAATCGGGCACGTACGCATGCAGGGCAATCAGGTGTTCCGGCATGCAGTGACGAACATTTCCAGCGCGATCAAGCATGTCCTGGACGAAACAGAATTGACGATTGAGGACATTGACTGGTTCGTGCCTCATCAGGCCAATCAGCGCATATTGAACGGCGTTGCCAAGAAACTGGGCCTCCCGGAAGACAAAGTAGTTTCAACGGTGGCCTTGCATGGCAACACGTCTGCCGCTTCAATACCGTTAGCGCTTCACACCGCGGTCGCCGACAAGCGAATTAATAAGGGCGATCTCGTTCTCAGTGAAGCAATGGGAGGCGGATTCTCATGGGGAGCGTCTCTCTTCCGGCTGTAA
- a CDS encoding integration host factor subunit alpha, with the protein MANKTITRVELSDAIVREIGLTRQESGDILDRMLDMIGKSLEHENEVKLSRFGNFVVRKKAARAGRNPKTGVEAQISARRVVTFKPSPMLKSTVETDE; encoded by the coding sequence GTGGCTAACAAAACCATCACTCGAGTTGAGCTGTCAGATGCCATTGTCCGTGAAATCGGACTTACGCGTCAGGAGTCAGGCGACATTCTCGATCGCATGCTGGACATGATCGGCAAAAGCCTCGAGCACGAGAACGAGGTGAAGCTTTCGCGGTTCGGCAATTTTGTCGTTCGCAAGAAAGCCGCAAGGGCAGGGCGCAACCCAAAGACGGGCGTCGAAGCCCAGATTTCCGCGCGTCGCGTCGTGACTTTCAAGCCCTCTCCAATGCTAAAATCTACCGTTGAAACAGACGAATAG
- a CDS encoding MerR family transcriptional regulator: protein MPSAAKRITKSAQAYRSIGEAAEELGLQTHVLRYWETKFPRQLKPVKRPDGRRMFRPEDIETLKAIQLLVHKQGMTLKGAAKLLSEHGSVQILNEGPLPGRPTSAPTSKEGPARELQKTIASAFSSEINDAPLQDASQKRLETVLADLQSIKARLDAYRVDRAA from the coding sequence ATGCCATCTGCCGCAAAACGTATTACAAAATCTGCCCAGGCGTACCGCTCAATTGGAGAGGCGGCTGAAGAGCTTGGCTTACAGACACATGTTTTGCGGTACTGGGAAACAAAGTTTCCGCGGCAGCTCAAACCCGTAAAGCGGCCAGATGGCCGACGCATGTTCCGGCCGGAAGACATCGAAACGCTAAAAGCTATCCAGTTGCTGGTGCACAAGCAGGGCATGACATTGAAGGGCGCTGCGAAGCTTTTGAGCGAGCACGGCAGCGTTCAGATTCTTAACGAAGGCCCTCTGCCAGGCAGGCCAACTTCAGCCCCGACCAGCAAAGAAGGTCCGGCCCGCGAACTTCAAAAGACGATCGCGAGCGCTTTTTCTTCTGAAATCAACGATGCGCCTCTACAGGACGCTTCTCAAAAGCGGCTGGAAACAGTCCTCGCAGACCTGCAAAGTATCAAAGCCCGGCTGGATGCTTATCGCGTCGACCGCGCCGCCTAA
- the glpK gene encoding glycerol kinase GlpK has protein sequence MTKKPLILTLDQGTTSSRALVFDDNGAVVATAQMEFAQHFPASGFVEHDCEEIWETTLQTARQAMSQAEAGGDAEVVAIGIANQRETTLTWHRDNGEVIGNAIVWQDRRTSEICEQLKASGREAEINQKTGLTIDPYFSGTKLKWILENRPEAAALASQGKLAFGTIDSFLIFRLTGMQMHLTDETNASRTMLYNIKTQEWDDGLLAMLDIPTSVLPSVQPSASEFGMTSADLFGRPLPIRGVAGDQQAAAFGQACFEPGMIKSTYGTGCFLLANTGEECLQSQNRLLSTIACRTGSSIQYALEGSIFIAGAVSQWLRDQVQIIETAADTEALASSVEGNGGVYFVPAFTGLGAPHWDADARGALFGLTRATDRKMLARAALEAVGYQTQDLLDALKADGLQANRMRVDGGMVENSWFLQFLADITDVDIDRPSVIESTARGAAFLVGLQSGVYKDVETLSSLWTSEREFSSKMSAATRGELVSGWHSAVKATLYHAELKRQR, from the coding sequence ATGACAAAAAAGCCATTGATACTGACACTTGACCAGGGAACGACGTCCAGCCGAGCCCTGGTGTTTGATGACAATGGAGCGGTCGTCGCGACCGCTCAGATGGAATTCGCGCAACACTTCCCGGCATCTGGCTTTGTTGAGCACGATTGTGAGGAGATCTGGGAAACCACCTTGCAGACGGCCAGGCAAGCAATGTCGCAGGCTGAAGCCGGCGGCGATGCGGAAGTGGTTGCTATAGGCATTGCCAATCAGCGCGAAACCACTCTCACCTGGCACAGGGATAACGGCGAGGTCATCGGTAACGCCATCGTCTGGCAGGATCGACGAACGTCGGAGATCTGCGAGCAGCTCAAGGCGAGTGGTCGCGAGGCAGAGATCAATCAGAAAACGGGACTTACGATTGATCCGTATTTCTCAGGCACCAAGCTCAAATGGATCCTGGAAAACAGGCCGGAGGCGGCCGCGCTTGCATCGCAAGGCAAGCTGGCATTTGGAACCATCGACTCCTTTTTGATCTTCCGGCTAACCGGGATGCAAATGCATTTGACCGACGAAACCAATGCCAGCCGGACAATGCTCTACAACATCAAGACGCAGGAATGGGATGATGGCCTTCTCGCCATGCTGGATATTCCAACGTCTGTTCTCCCCTCCGTGCAGCCGAGTGCATCAGAGTTTGGAATGACGTCAGCGGACCTGTTCGGGCGCCCACTCCCGATACGCGGCGTTGCAGGAGATCAACAGGCTGCCGCTTTTGGGCAAGCCTGCTTTGAGCCTGGCATGATTAAAAGCACCTATGGCACCGGCTGCTTCCTGCTGGCGAACACGGGTGAGGAGTGCCTCCAGTCGCAGAACCGGCTTTTGTCGACGATTGCCTGTCGCACAGGGTCGAGCATTCAGTACGCGTTAGAAGGCTCTATTTTCATCGCTGGCGCTGTGTCTCAATGGCTGCGTGATCAGGTGCAAATCATTGAGACGGCGGCGGATACAGAGGCGCTGGCGTCCAGCGTCGAAGGAAATGGCGGGGTCTATTTCGTTCCGGCCTTTACGGGACTCGGCGCACCGCACTGGGACGCCGATGCCAGAGGCGCCCTCTTTGGACTGACACGAGCGACGGACCGTAAAATGCTCGCACGGGCGGCGCTTGAGGCCGTCGGCTATCAGACACAGGATCTACTGGATGCGTTGAAGGCTGATGGCCTTCAGGCGAACAGGATGAGGGTTGATGGCGGAATGGTGGAGAACAGCTGGTTTCTGCAATTTCTAGCGGACATCACGGACGTGGACATTGATCGGCCCTCCGTCATCGAAAGTACGGCGAGGGGCGCGGCTTTCCTCGTGGGCCTACAAAGCGGCGTTTACAAAGACGTCGAGACGCTGAGCTCGCTTTGGACGAGTGAGCGCGAATTCTCGTCAAAAATGTCTGCAGCGACGCGCGGTGAACTGGTTTCAGGATGGCATAGCGCCGTAAAGGCGACACTGTACCATGCCGAACTTAAAAGGCAGCGCTGA